A segment of the Leptolyngbya sp. CCY15150 genome:
ACCTTTGCCTCTGCTTGCTTTGCTTTGCCCTCTGCCTGAGTATTAGGGTCTCCCGTTAGATTCCCCACAGCTTCTTGGACGTTGCCTTCAATATTTTTGGCTGTTGCCTTGGCTCTATCTTCTACGCTCATGACCTATTCCTCAACTGAAACTGATGAAAGAATTACTTGAGCTGGATTCAAATTTTATGCTGACAGATGATGGGTTGTTTCTTTGTATGATTTGGGTAAATTGATTGAGTTTGATATTAAACGTAACAGAACAGATTAGTTATAGAGCTTTAATTGAGACGTGAGCCAGTCTTAAGGGCCAACGCCTAATTGCCTCACTGGACGATCACCAATCCTCTTCTCTCTGAAAGCTTTACACAGCAAAGACTTAGCAAGTTTGATCA
Coding sequences within it:
- a CDS encoding CsbD family protein: MSVEDRAKATAKNIEGNVQEAVGNLTGDPNTQAEGKAKQAEAKVRHTVENIKKEIKKIID